AACATTCCCGCGCCGTGATGAAGGGAATCTCCCGGCTCGAAAAGGAAACATCCGGCAAGCCGGTGCATTGGGCGGGAATCGTTTCCGACACGATCCCGAAAGACAACGTCATCGCCTTGGTGAAGGAGACCGGGATCGCGATGCCGGTCCTGGTGGATGCGGGCGACGCCTTATACGGCCGTCTCGGCGTCGCCCTTCAGCCCGTGGTGGGGATCGCGGACAAAGACCATAAGCTCCTCGCCTACCAGCCGTTCACCAAGATCAATTACATCGAAGTCATCCGGGCACAGGTCCGCCACGCATTGAAGGAAATCGACGACAAGGGGCTCGCGCAGGCGCTTCATCCTCCCGTCGCGACGCCCGGCGATAACGCCGCGACGGCGCGCCGCCGCCTCTCGCTGGCCGAAAAACTCCTCCAGGCGAAGAACTACGGGAAGGCGCTCGAAAACGTGAGGATCGGCATCGAGAAGGAGCCTCGGCTCGCCGCCGGGCACGCGCTGCACGGCGAAATTCTTGCCGCCCAGGGGCATTGCGCCGAAGCGCT
This region of Thermodesulfobacteriota bacterium genomic DNA includes:
- a CDS encoding tetratricopeptide repeat protein encodes the protein MRNAYPALTVAIFGCLSIWPAAWGFAHAEVGSVIDDVEMTALDGGKRRLLADNSVNVFVFFKPGQEHSRAVMKGISRLEKETSGKPVHWAGIVSDTIPKDNVIALVKETGIAMPVLVDAGDALYGRLGVALQPVVGIADKDHKLLAYQPFTKINYIEVIRAQVRHALKEIDDKGLAQALHPPVATPGDNAATARRRLSLAEKLLQAKNYGKALENVRIGIEKEPRLAAGHALHGEILAAQGHCAEALQAFERALALEPSDPRALGGKKACEGK